From Zea mays cultivar B73 chromosome 3, Zm-B73-REFERENCE-NAM-5.0, whole genome shotgun sequence:
aggggtggcgctgcaatcacttggggaagaaggagagggattggggtggctgcaagagtggaagagaggaagagagaggggggcggccaaaggggtgggggagtgagagggagggggcggctagggttaagggggggaactcatgggctccccaccgccggatcgagatccacggcccaaactcgccCTCATGTCTGCTCCCGACCGCAgcgcacaaatccaacaagtattctactgttttactggtgaatacttcctaaaaaactccaaccccaactacacagatcacgaaagaaaagggaaaaataaatttaacttcttttcagaaaattgggtatcacaatcTCCTTCAACGTCACCGCCACGGTGTCGCTCCGGAACCCCAACATGTACCGGTTCATCGAGTATGGCGCGCTCGCCGTGACCTTCTCCTTCAACGGCACCTGCTTCGACGACTCTGCGTCCGTGTCGGGGTTCAAGCACAAGGCGCGGAAGACGGCGACACAGAGCGTGAGAGTCGGCGGCGTGGGCAAGCCCATCAAGCTGACCAGGCCCGGTGTGGGTGAGTTCCGGGTGGAGAACGACATGGGCAGCTTCGGTGTGGAGATGTGGCTGGACACGGTGCTCCAGTACAAGGGTCGGTCCCACCCCACCTTCACGCCTCCTCGTATCGTCGCAACCGCAGATCTGGCCAACGGCCCCCGACCGATCGACCCCCTCCCCCTCGGTGCGGCGAGGTGCAGGTGAGGCTCGTCCTGTTCAGCGGCTTCTTCTGCTTTGGTAATTTTCTTCATCCCCAACGCCATCGTCCCCAGCGAGTGGCCTCACAACAGCACTAACCAGGGAGGGAGCCCCGTCCGTTCCCGTCGTCCCCAGCGAGCGGCCTCACAACAGCACTAACCCAACCTCTTCACGTTCTTCCGGGACTGGGGGTGGCGGGATCCTCAGCTGCTAACTCCAACCCCCTCTGATTTAGTTTCCTAATAATTAAAAACGTGATAAATATGTCCCCCTCCCTCTGTTCCCCTTCCTCCCCCCGTGCAATTCCCACGACCGCTGCATCCAGTTAGTTGCGTTGTGTATTAGGGAACTCCACGTGGGAGGTCACATCTGCTCGTCTCATTTATATCTTTCTTTCCTTCCTGTGTAATTAACTGATTGTTTCTTCAAGACAAGAGATTTGTTCCTCTTCTTGCTTCTCTTTTTCCAAGAGATTGATAGCTGTTGTAGTGTTGTGTACTTGTGTGTGCTTTGAAGAATATTTGTAGGAGTGGAGAAGTTCAATTGGATGTGCAGAAATTTTTGGAAATTTGCAACGATGGATACGCTGTCAGTTGTCTGTGATCTGGGCAATACCTTGGGAAGCAGGAGGCATTGACTTGGCGACCGGATGAGCAGACTTCTCGCAGTCAACTGAACTGAACCGCATCTGTCTACTCTGAGTGCGTTTGGATGAAGATACTAGAGGTTAAAATCGAATTAGATATAAGGAGGATGAAAGTGGATATCTAAATGGttaaaacaaatttaatattttaaaatgtgTATGTATTAAATTTGGTAATGAATTTTTTCTCCCTGTTTTGCCTCCCCTGTTTGACGTGCCCAACCTGAAGAAGCGATGCAGGAGGTTTGTCTCCACCACGCTCTGCCCCAGGCGCTTCGACCTCCGCCTCCACATCCGTCGAGAGCACGACGCGGGCAAGATGGAGCCATCGTCGAGCTCACCATGCACGACCGCCTCTATGACGCTTGCGACCGGTCCCAGGCCGACCCAGACCAGTGGCCCGCCGTCATGCAGTTTCGCCAGCGCGCATCGTGCAGTTGCGCCAGCACCATGCCCAGGTGAATGTTCGACACCTATCGATATGCCGAACGCGTGCCTTCTATTAAATGTATTAAGCACTTGTTTATTGCTGCACATTACAAGCTCTGGAGATGTTTAGTCGTGTACGGAAAGTAGGCATTACGAGAGGAATGGAAATTGTTGTGTGACATGTCTATTTAAGTTTTTGGAGTTTGTTGAGGCAAGGATACTCAATCAATTTTAGTTATCTATTGCAAATGTAATTTAAATGGCACTTTTAAAGTTATAATGATAGTAGATTATCCTGTCTGTTTTGAAAAAAAATAATAAATTGCAGCTTCATTCTTGACCTTGGACACTCTTGAGTTGAAAATCAGTCTTGTTTGAAGCTTGGACACCATTCCAATCTTCCCCTTGACCAAGCTTGTTCCTATTCATTAATGAATTTTTTTCCTGCTCTTTAAGTGTTGATTGAATTTTTTGTACAGAAGCTTTAGCACTTTCTATCTCTAACCAAAGGAAGAATGTGCTGCAAGCCCATTGAGGAAGGCGTAGTCGCAGCGGACGACAACGGCGTCGAAGCTCCCTTCCTCGACCATGTTGGTGTGGAGGACCGTCAGCGGCCCGTGCTGCTGCAAGCCATTGAGGTCCGGACCCTTCCCATAGCTCACTGTGATCCTGCTCTCTCCTTCGGTTCTTGCCCTGTATTTTTTTATTTGCATGAACTTTATATATCATGCATCACGAATATGTCGAGTCGATTATTTTTATATTCAGTGCCAACATATGTTCCATGTAACCCTTCTAAGTGACCATTGCAGCTTATTCATGCCACATCAATTCTGGAGTTCCTGCAAACATGCAAAGAATGAGGTTCAAATACCATTGGCAGAAATAATATTGTCAGCTTGCAGCTATTTAAAGATATATAACTGTTTAAGACCTATTTCTATTATTTCAACCATACTAATGACATAAATTACTTTCACATGCATGTAGATTTGCTAGATATGTAGACAGTACCACCATTTGGTCTTAACTTCGATTTCCCTTGGAATCTAATGGTATGTTGAAACAATGGATTACTCCACACAACTCTTGAGTGATTTACTTACCACTCATATAGGTCATAACTTGTATGAATCAGCAAAGAGGCTCAGACTACCAGAGCTTCCAGCTTTTGCTCTAGAACACTTGCCGAATCGGAATTCCTTGATATATGGAGACCTTTATGGTATCTCCAAAGAAGCGTCTACCATATACAGGGCTACTCTTCGTTACGAAGGTAAGCATCTGCATACCTTTTGCTTCACTGAAGCATTCCTTTTCATTGCAAGTCCGATTTCCATTTGCCATTTTGCTGCACATGTGCAGGTTTTAGTGAGATAATGGCAACCCTGACGAAAATTGGG
This genomic window contains:
- the LOC103651928 gene encoding uncharacterized protein encodes the protein MHTRSRSLFFLSCSDPKNPSLITVLVLAFDMVFPPKATTDNVVLQRFALAPADPASNSTISFNVTATVSLRNPNMYRFIEYGALAVTFSFNGTCFDDSASVSGFKHKARKTATQSVRVGGVGKPIKLTRPGVGEFRVENDMGSFGVEMWLDTVLQYKGRSHPTFTPPRIVATADLANGPRPIDPLPLGAARCR